Proteins co-encoded in one Culicoidibacter larvae genomic window:
- a CDS encoding EFR1 family ferrodoxin (N-terminal region resembles flavodoxins. C-terminal ferrodoxin region binds two 4Fe-4S clusters.): MILFYFSGTGNTLYIAEQIQKAFSDASLLPMHKLADIPHEAINGKTLILLYPVYYIRPPVYVKKMLHQANTLLANATIILIATYSGNSGYAFKDIETILPQKPSQTFSIKMPGNYYREYSAYPKKYQDRLLKKADKKLETIIIAIKNRHVTRDKPINIISKLYNKKTTIIQNNFQMMDAQFKVSDACTKCTTCQNICPVQNISIEEQVQWHHHCEQCMACLQWCPENAITIENISPKRKRYTNPHISANRMITLNNMK; this comes from the coding sequence ATGATTCTATTTTATTTTTCCGGAACCGGAAACACCCTTTATATTGCAGAGCAGATACAAAAAGCTTTTTCTGATGCAAGCTTACTGCCTATGCATAAACTTGCTGATATTCCCCATGAAGCAATTAACGGTAAGACACTGATTCTTCTCTACCCAGTTTATTACATCCGCCCTCCGGTATATGTTAAAAAAATGCTTCACCAAGCAAATACATTACTAGCCAATGCAACTATCATTTTAATTGCTACTTATTCCGGTAATTCCGGTTACGCTTTTAAGGATATTGAAACGATTTTACCCCAAAAGCCAAGCCAAACATTTTCAATAAAAATGCCCGGAAATTATTATCGCGAATACTCAGCATATCCTAAAAAATATCAAGATCGACTCTTAAAAAAAGCTGATAAAAAGCTAGAAACAATAATCATCGCTATTAAAAATAGACACGTGACTCGAGATAAACCCATTAATATTATCTCTAAGTTATACAATAAAAAAACAACCATCATTCAAAATAACTTTCAAATGATGGACGCTCAATTTAAAGTTAGTGACGCTTGTACAAAATGTACAACTTGCCAAAACATTTGTCCGGTGCAAAATATAAGTATTGAAGAACAAGTGCAATGGCACCATCATTGCGAGCAATGTATGGCTTGTTTGCAATGGTGCCCGGAAAACGCAATTACTATTGAAAATATTTCCCCCAAGCGAAAGCGATATACAAATCCACATATATCCGCTAACAGAATGATTACTTTAAACAATATGAAGTAA
- a CDS encoding alpha/beta hydrolase: MERAIECRYNGHILRGMLHLPEAAALKNVPAVIIFHSLLNDARGSHRTLVKMSRELAARGIACVRFDFLDFGDSDDFANYADLQEVLGQAMAILEHTEKYPWLNGVYLCGCGASGLVAASLANAVPERVKKLLLYGPTKLKLPRFRLKDKLEPELLAEASTLLDVEQPYGGPVYLCLTQADELGNRLSEQVLTDYYQQNIKEIDHVHQFEHLQNDERVQQMVFVNMAEFILKK; the protein is encoded by the coding sequence ATGGAACGAGCAATTGAGTGCCGGTATAATGGTCATATATTGCGGGGAATGCTGCATTTGCCTGAGGCAGCAGCATTAAAGAATGTGCCGGCAGTAATTATTTTTCATAGTTTGTTGAATGATGCCAGAGGGAGTCATCGAACTTTGGTGAAGATGAGTCGCGAGTTGGCGGCACGAGGAATTGCTTGCGTGCGTTTTGATTTTTTGGATTTTGGCGATAGTGATGATTTTGCTAATTATGCTGATTTGCAGGAAGTTCTCGGGCAGGCTATGGCAATTCTTGAGCATACGGAGAAGTATCCTTGGTTAAATGGTGTATATTTATGTGGATGCGGTGCCAGTGGATTGGTTGCTGCATCGCTAGCTAATGCTGTACCGGAACGTGTGAAAAAGCTATTGTTATACGGGCCTACAAAATTGAAGTTGCCACGGTTCCGGTTGAAGGATAAATTAGAACCGGAGTTGTTGGCAGAGGCCAGTACTTTGCTTGATGTTGAGCAGCCTTATGGCGGGCCGGTGTACTTGTGTTTGACGCAGGCTGATGAGCTTGGTAACCGACTTTCAGAGCAGGTATTAACGGATTATTACCAACAAAATATAAAGGAAATTGATCATGTTCATCAGTTTGAGCATCTTCAAAATGATGAACGGGTGCAACAAATGGTTTTTGTCAATATGGCAGAGTTTATCCTAAAGAAATAG
- a CDS encoding TetR/AcrR family transcriptional regulator: protein MVNKFEARTQKKQTAIIAASIQLFGKYGYKKTNIKMIAQEANVSQVSIYNYFENKENLVLACVKFLMQDILDKSKVILSEPISFEEKLNKVMQLCNGDFNAIIQEHFSSTLNDDSGFLQLLVETSSVYKSEIYKLYIQAGKDEGWINKDLATESILEFINAMNAAGATYTGDNSEQLFSDFQQILFYGIHKV from the coding sequence ATGGTGAATAAATTTGAAGCAAGAACCCAAAAAAAGCAAACTGCTATTATTGCTGCCAGCATTCAACTATTTGGTAAGTATGGGTATAAAAAAACCAATATTAAAATGATTGCTCAGGAAGCAAATGTTTCACAGGTATCAATTTATAATTATTTTGAAAATAAAGAGAATCTTGTACTGGCTTGTGTAAAGTTTTTGATGCAAGATATATTGGATAAAAGTAAAGTTATTTTAAGTGAGCCTATTTCATTTGAAGAAAAGTTAAATAAAGTTATGCAGCTCTGCAACGGTGATTTTAATGCAATCATTCAAGAACATTTTTCAAGCACACTGAATGATGATAGTGGATTTTTACAATTATTGGTTGAGACGAGTTCAGTCTATAAATCAGAGATTTATAAACTTTATATCCAAGCCGGTAAAGATGAGGGTTGGATTAATAAAGATTTAGCCACTGAATCTATTTTAGAGTTTATTAATGCAATGAATGCTGCGGGTGCAACTTATACCGGAGATAATAGCGAGCAACTTTTTAGTGACTTTCAGCAAATTTTATTTTATGGCATTCATAAAGTATAG
- a CDS encoding deoxyribonuclease IV codes for MSKDLIIGSHVSMSGKEMLLGSVEEALSYDANTFMIYTGAPQNTRRKKVEELNIEAGRTRMAEAGIDINNIVVHAPYIINLANTVKPETFELAVEFLTSEIARSEAIGATQIVLHPGSHVNEGADVGIKQIIKGLNEVLHGNEKLTIALETMAGKGSECARTFEELAEIINGVTHNDRLSVCFDTCHVHDAGYDIVNNFDGVLADFDRLIGKERISVLHINDSKNPMGAHKDRHENIGLGYIGFDALNYIVHHQDLPNIPRILETPYVVDEATGKKSFPPYKFEIAMLRSGKNDSNLISDIISYYKK; via the coding sequence ATGAGTAAGGATTTGATTATAGGATCGCATGTGTCAATGAGTGGCAAGGAAATGCTGCTTGGTTCGGTTGAAGAGGCGTTAAGCTATGATGCCAATACGTTTATGATTTATACCGGTGCGCCGCAAAATACGCGTCGTAAAAAAGTTGAAGAGTTGAATATCGAAGCCGGGCGTACCAGAATGGCAGAGGCCGGGATTGATATTAACAATATCGTGGTGCATGCGCCATACATTATTAACTTAGCGAATACAGTAAAACCGGAGACTTTTGAGTTGGCAGTTGAATTTTTGACATCAGAAATTGCCCGCAGTGAAGCTATTGGGGCAACCCAGATTGTATTGCATCCAGGCAGTCATGTGAATGAGGGTGCTGATGTTGGGATTAAGCAAATTATTAAAGGCTTGAATGAAGTTTTGCATGGTAATGAGAAACTGACAATTGCTCTGGAAACGATGGCTGGTAAGGGTAGTGAGTGTGCCCGCACTTTTGAAGAGTTGGCAGAAATTATTAATGGTGTTACGCATAATGACCGTCTTTCAGTATGTTTTGATACTTGTCATGTACATGATGCTGGCTATGATATCGTTAATAATTTTGATGGTGTGTTAGCTGATTTCGACCGCTTGATTGGTAAGGAACGTATCTCGGTTTTACATATTAATGATAGTAAAAATCCGATGGGCGCACATAAAGACCGCCACGAAAATATTGGCTTAGGTTATATTGGTTTTGATGCCTTGAACTATATTGTGCATCATCAAGATTTACCAAATATTCCGCGGATTTTAGAGACGCCTTATGTTGTTGATGAAGCGACTGGCAAGAAGTCATTTCCACCGTATAAATTTGAAATTGCGATGTTACGTTCGGGGAAAAACGATTCGAATTTAATTAGCGATATTATATCTTATTACAAAAAATAA
- a CDS encoding nuclear transport factor 2 family protein: MKSRFEAVNGYFNGWVSGNKEQILATLADTIYIEECYGPCYRGKEQVAVWLERWFAKGTVDSWVITDEWFAEVEQTYFCKWAFTCTYKGNTDSFSGVSKVTFADNKIATLEEFQSTLTHKYPFGE, encoded by the coding sequence ATGAAGTCAAGATTCGAAGCGGTAAATGGTTATTTTAATGGTTGGGTGAGTGGCAATAAGGAGCAGATTCTAGCAACTTTGGCTGATACTATCTATATCGAAGAATGTTACGGTCCGTGTTATCGCGGCAAAGAACAAGTTGCGGTTTGGTTGGAGCGCTGGTTTGCTAAGGGCACTGTAGATAGTTGGGTTATCACCGATGAGTGGTTTGCCGAAGTCGAGCAAACATACTTCTGCAAATGGGCGTTTACTTGCACATATAAAGGCAATACTGATAGCTTTTCTGGGGTGAGTAAGGTAACCTTTGCTGATAATAAAATTGCCACCTTAGAAGAGTTTCAGAGTACATTGACGCATAAATATCCTTTTGGAGAATAG
- a CDS encoding DEAD/DEAH box helicase, translating into MQSKYSDYQLRLELMEALADLRFVEPTPIQHQVLPLLLKGRNLIAQAPTGTGKTHAFLLPLFEQLNIHKQNIQAVVLAPTRELAEQIFKRAVELADYFPDAIDIQLLIGGTDRTRGIERLKNSQPQIVIGTPGRVFDLIKEGALDATHVTMVVLDEADMIFDTGFISEVDGIIGRVPETAQLAIFSATIPQVIEQFAQKYMAGAAQVAIDAKQKTPVAIEHLAIPVRRKSREDLIVDITEMCHPYLALIFANTRKHADALAGELRDRGIRIGVLHGDLSARERRQMIRRIRDLEFQYVVATDIAARGIDIEGISHIINYELPDDLAFYIHRVGRTARGSNEGMAISLITPEQEVAVNQLRERGIDINYVEIKNAEFVPVASRNKRMRVNRIDDETLKASHQAHARKAKKVKPGYKKKLEREVKAAVGKAKRQQQKRNNKKR; encoded by the coding sequence ATGCAGAGTAAATATAGTGATTACCAGTTACGGCTGGAATTAATGGAGGCTTTAGCGGATTTGCGATTTGTGGAACCGACGCCAATTCAGCACCAGGTGCTGCCATTGCTTTTAAAAGGACGCAACTTGATTGCCCAAGCGCCAACCGGAACCGGAAAAACCCATGCGTTTTTGTTGCCGCTTTTTGAGCAGTTAAATATTCATAAACAAAATATTCAAGCAGTTGTTTTGGCACCAACACGTGAGTTGGCGGAACAGATTTTTAAGCGTGCGGTTGAATTAGCCGATTATTTTCCTGATGCGATTGATATTCAGTTATTAATTGGCGGAACCGATCGGACTCGTGGTATTGAACGTTTGAAAAATAGTCAGCCACAAATTGTGATTGGAACTCCAGGGCGGGTTTTTGACTTGATTAAAGAGGGAGCGCTAGACGCTACTCATGTTACTATGGTTGTTTTAGATGAAGCTGATATGATTTTTGATACCGGCTTTATTAGTGAGGTTGATGGGATTATTGGTCGGGTGCCGGAGACGGCGCAACTGGCGATTTTTTCGGCAACAATTCCGCAGGTCATTGAGCAATTCGCTCAGAAATATATGGCGGGTGCGGCACAGGTGGCGATTGATGCCAAGCAGAAGACGCCGGTTGCAATTGAGCATTTGGCGATTCCGGTGCGACGGAAGAGTCGCGAAGATTTGATTGTTGATATTACCGAGATGTGTCATCCTTATTTGGCGCTTATTTTTGCTAATACGCGTAAGCATGCAGATGCTTTGGCGGGCGAATTACGCGATCGCGGGATTCGCATCGGGGTTTTGCATGGTGATCTTTCCGCTCGTGAGCGGCGGCAGATGATTCGCCGGATTCGTGATTTGGAGTTTCAGTATGTGGTGGCGACCGATATTGCGGCGCGCGGGATTGATATTGAGGGTATTAGTCATATTATTAATTATGAGTTGCCGGATGATTTGGCGTTTTATATTCATCGGGTTGGTCGAACCGCTCGTGGTAGTAATGAGGGGATGGCAATTTCTTTGATTACGCCGGAGCAAGAGGTTGCGGTGAATCAGTTGCGTGAGCGCGGGATTGATATTAATTATGTAGAGATTAAAAATGCAGAATTTGTACCGGTTGCCAGCCGTAATAAGCGGATGCGGGTGAATCGGATTGATGATGAGACCTTGAAGGCGTCGCATCAGGCGCATGCGCGTAAGGCGAAGAAAGTGAAGCCTGGTTATAAGAAGAAGCTTGAACGGGAAGTGAAGGCTGCAGTTGGCAAGGCGAAGCGCCAGCAGCAGAAGCGGAATAACAAGAAGCGGTAG
- a CDS encoding PTS sugar transporter subunit IIB encodes MLRIVIMCGGGFSSSHLAARTSKELIQLNMDNEVQIDYYEHGTNKTKFADYDIVMCCPHLKMVIPTLIQETGLAERVPFYIIPPKMYGMISAKELVADAYEVVRRFKEQPLNPFSFPDEPNPLRITRHLAYVHTHK; translated from the coding sequence ATGTTACGAATCGTAATTATGTGCGGCGGCGGCTTTTCATCAAGTCATTTAGCAGCTCGCACCAGCAAAGAATTAATACAACTGAACATGGATAATGAAGTTCAGATTGACTACTATGAACACGGCACCAATAAAACCAAATTCGCGGACTATGACATTGTCATGTGTTGCCCGCATCTAAAAATGGTCATCCCAACGCTGATTCAAGAAACCGGATTAGCTGAGCGTGTTCCCTTTTATATCATCCCGCCTAAAATGTATGGCATGATTTCGGCAAAAGAACTGGTTGCTGATGCTTATGAAGTGGTTCGCCGCTTCAAGGAACAACCTTTGAATCCTTTTTCTTTTCCGGATGAACCAAACCCATTACGTATTACCCGACACCTTGCCTACGTTCATACCCATAAATAG
- a CDS encoding MATE family efflux transporter, which yields MNNDRSFLGKKPIGPLLAQMAAPMVVGFMVQAFYNLADTFFVGKTVGPVAIGALGIAFPLQMILMSIGQLVGSGSATQVSIHIGRKDIKPIRSITGSSFIFTIILSTTAVLISLLSLDILLPLFGSTPEFLPYAKEFMLYSFIGIPFFALSMFCGMSLRAEGKPKVQMINMLVSAVINIALDWLFVWQFNMGVAGAAIATSTAQIISCIVAMVFLFSPKSLTRPKMPQSFKQFYTVSFESLKLGLPLFFSTAATSAVAIVANNVLRFYGTPTDISVYATISKINSFAMMPVFGINNGMQPIIGYNFGSRQFDRVHKVYNMALRTTFIFLICVVAIVQFFPEQIIGIFVDSSDTAFIQDGVLPLRLFFSLTMFTAMQSTSMIALQSLGQKVSAMLISLSQQVILFIPMVLIISFILANIFGSASGTYGVWISFPLAGFIAGVFAFFFTQNKLRDLSKLQIKEAGREQELETTV from the coding sequence ATGAACAATGACCGCTCATTTTTAGGGAAGAAACCAATAGGCCCGTTGTTAGCACAAATGGCCGCACCAATGGTTGTCGGCTTTATGGTACAAGCATTTTATAATCTGGCAGATACTTTTTTTGTTGGTAAGACAGTCGGTCCGGTTGCTATCGGAGCATTAGGGATTGCCTTTCCGCTACAAATGATTTTAATGTCAATCGGCCAATTAGTTGGTTCGGGATCGGCAACGCAGGTATCGATTCATATTGGTCGAAAAGATATTAAACCAATCCGTTCAATTACCGGCTCATCATTTATTTTTACCATTATCCTGTCAACTACCGCGGTTTTGATAAGTTTATTGTCACTTGACATTTTGTTGCCGCTTTTTGGTTCAACACCAGAATTCTTGCCATACGCAAAAGAATTTATGTTATATAGTTTTATCGGTATTCCATTCTTTGCATTATCAATGTTCTGTGGAATGTCGCTGCGAGCTGAAGGAAAACCAAAAGTGCAAATGATTAATATGCTTGTCAGTGCAGTTATTAATATTGCTTTAGACTGGCTCTTTGTATGGCAGTTCAACATGGGTGTTGCCGGCGCTGCGATTGCAACCAGTACTGCGCAAATCATCTCATGTATCGTTGCAATGGTCTTCTTATTCTCGCCAAAATCATTAACCCGGCCAAAAATGCCGCAATCATTCAAACAATTTTATACCGTTTCTTTTGAAAGTTTAAAACTAGGGTTGCCGCTGTTTTTCTCAACAGCAGCAACCTCAGCCGTAGCAATCGTGGCAAATAACGTATTGCGATTCTATGGAACACCTACTGACATTTCAGTTTATGCGACGATCTCCAAAATAAACAGTTTTGCGATGATGCCGGTGTTTGGCATTAATAACGGTATGCAGCCAATCATCGGTTATAACTTTGGTTCGCGTCAATTCGACCGCGTCCACAAAGTATATAACATGGCCTTGCGTACTACATTTATCTTCCTGATATGTGTCGTTGCCATCGTCCAATTCTTCCCAGAACAAATTATCGGCATCTTCGTTGATTCCAGCGACACCGCCTTCATTCAGGACGGCGTCCTGCCATTGCGGCTGTTCTTCTCTTTGACAATGTTCACCGCAATGCAAAGTACCTCAATGATTGCTTTGCAATCATTGGGACAAAAGGTTTCAGCGATGCTGATTTCACTCTCGCAACAAGTCATCTTATTTATCCCGATGGTGCTTATCATATCATTTATTCTAGCTAACATCTTCGGCAGTGCAAGCGGCACATACGGGGTTTGGATTTCATTCCCGCTGGCCGGATTTATCGCCGGGGTATTCGCGTTCTTCTTTACGCAAAACAAATTACGTGATTTATCGAAGCTACAAATAAAAGAAGCTGGCCGTGAGCAAGAGCTTGAAACCACAGTTTAG
- a CDS encoding class I SAM-dependent methyltransferase, with protein MKKKILKIGVVAVVVASLSALGFNYFLGQMKNPTGLVGYALFNIWNNTFQDMTQWGLSKIQIQDGTQLLDIGIGGGETLNYLAHNNETLTLYGIDISEDAVNFSIDKNREFVDRGIMTIDTADVADLPYNDNLFEIVTAFQTHMYWDDIKTGLSEINRVLKPDGTILIVCEIDKIEYHTPEWKDPDTFSELLQSLGFSSITYEINNNWISFVVRKGA; from the coding sequence ATGAAAAAGAAAATATTGAAAATTGGAGTGGTTGCTGTTGTGGTGGCATCATTAAGTGCTTTAGGCTTTAATTACTTTTTGGGACAAATGAAAAATCCAACCGGATTGGTTGGTTATGCGCTCTTTAATATCTGGAATAATACGTTTCAGGATATGACACAATGGGGTTTAAGCAAAATTCAGATCCAAGACGGAACTCAGCTATTGGATATTGGCATTGGCGGCGGTGAAACCTTGAACTATCTGGCCCATAATAATGAAACCCTCACTTTATATGGTATTGATATTTCTGAAGATGCTGTCAATTTTTCAATCGATAAAAACCGTGAATTTGTTGATCGTGGTATCATGACTATTGATACTGCTGATGTTGCAGACTTGCCTTACAATGATAACCTGTTTGAAATCGTCACTGCCTTTCAAACCCATATGTATTGGGATGATATTAAAACCGGACTCTCAGAAATCAATCGCGTTCTGAAACCGGATGGCACAATTTTAATTGTTTGTGAGATTGACAAAATTGAATACCACACACCTGAATGGAAAGACCCCGATACATTCAGTGAACTATTGCAATCTCTTGGCTTCTCTTCAATCACTTATGAAATAAACAATAACTGGATTTCTTTTGTTGTTAGGAAAGGTGCTTAA